The following proteins are encoded in a genomic region of Limosilactobacillus reuteri subsp. reuteri:
- a CDS encoding DUF6933 domain-containing protein encodes MFINVEKKAQKLFNTYQQAMSEETVAGALANPLFSWHATYYTAKRKKNMIFLNDATTMAIVLFDVNAKNKQTIKERFEKQLAIIWQELGLSAESLTDYLATGGDWQINKTIHPLQVKTITDFYQNVIKPQKTSTNEIDLAKALLKKVQQKGRIYVGKGETVKVIEMAQPFSIKHVNLEELYLKEITNKLKKLSQVDGEKLTADGVDNAIQQIQDANNQLLDLFLADAKHNYSTKTIRRYRDNLQFYLNEWVAYRLSTIFNLDIQTSVDELEFHGVGKTERTNIKASLKKLAKYLKDKDIISDNEYDDILVYTQKDPVDFDEDEEEDQTIEDFLASLFSESDKLPVVFDPQTDKMIDEYLKSFVALYGLISAQQAYQIIHGQNPSIDKERFDQYIQNKFNEMTMEYFIIDFREEFRDVDIAPEIFIFSPLLIKDGDRLPSFYKHQQGLPYYIPEKEVLIDNKFNPFANISNYQQDLEELLANQYGLSGDDVKGAAFLSLYQLKMSAYGLELSSVNEAINKVVAFLNEEHSLSVKQDKTNEPLIKLLVLIATNIRRPWNRGWSNYELLMTKDIAKLVAEMEINLEDLKLSNEIISGIQAGIINRDELLNFLENSNLPPKVISKLYKQAEEL; translated from the coding sequence GTGTTTATTAACGTCGAAAAGAAAGCACAGAAACTATTTAATACTTATCAACAAGCAATGAGTGAAGAGACTGTGGCAGGAGCATTAGCTAATCCGCTTTTTTCATGGCATGCTACTTACTATACCGCTAAACGCAAAAAGAACATGATTTTCTTAAATGATGCTACTACCATGGCAATTGTCTTATTTGATGTAAATGCTAAAAATAAACAGACGATTAAAGAGCGGTTTGAGAAGCAACTAGCAATAATTTGGCAAGAGCTAGGACTGTCTGCTGAGTCATTGACAGATTACTTAGCAACCGGTGGGGATTGGCAAATCAATAAAACGATTCACCCTCTACAAGTAAAAACTATAACCGATTTTTATCAGAATGTCATAAAGCCACAAAAAACTAGCACTAATGAAATAGACTTAGCAAAAGCATTGCTTAAAAAGGTACAGCAAAAAGGTAGAATTTATGTTGGTAAAGGCGAGACGGTTAAGGTAATCGAAATGGCTCAACCGTTTAGCATTAAACACGTAAATTTGGAAGAACTGTACTTAAAAGAAATTACTAATAAGTTAAAGAAATTAAGTCAGGTAGATGGAGAAAAACTTACTGCCGATGGAGTTGATAATGCAATCCAACAAATCCAAGACGCAAATAATCAACTCTTAGACCTCTTTCTTGCTGATGCTAAACATAATTATAGTACTAAAACTATTCGCCGCTATCGAGATAACTTGCAATTTTATCTTAATGAATGGGTCGCCTATCGTTTGAGCACTATTTTTAATCTTGATATTCAAACTAGTGTTGATGAACTGGAATTTCACGGAGTAGGCAAAACAGAACGAACGAATATTAAGGCCTCGTTGAAAAAACTAGCAAAGTACTTAAAAGATAAAGACATTATTAGTGATAATGAATACGATGACATTCTCGTATACACGCAAAAAGATCCGGTCGACTTTGACGAAGATGAGGAGGAAGATCAAACAATAGAAGATTTTCTTGCTTCATTATTTAGTGAATCAGATAAACTTCCAGTAGTATTCGATCCACAAACTGATAAAATGATTGACGAATATCTCAAATCATTTGTTGCTTTGTATGGCCTTATTTCTGCACAACAGGCTTACCAAATTATTCATGGCCAAAATCCATCAATTGATAAAGAACGATTCGATCAATACATCCAAAATAAATTCAATGAAATGACGATGGAATACTTTATTATTGACTTTAGAGAAGAATTTAGGGATGTTGATATTGCTCCTGAAATTTTTATCTTTAGTCCACTTCTTATTAAAGATGGAGATAGACTTCCTTCGTTTTATAAACATCAACAGGGCCTTCCATACTATATTCCAGAAAAAGAAGTCTTAATTGACAATAAATTTAATCCATTTGCCAATATCAGTAACTATCAACAAGATTTGGAAGAGTTGCTTGCTAACCAATATGGATTATCTGGGGACGATGTTAAAGGCGCTGCTTTCCTATCCCTTTATCAATTGAAAATGAGCGCTTATGGACTTGAATTATCAAGTGTAAATGAGGCTATCAATAAGGTTGTTGCATTTTTAAACGAGGAGCACAGCCTTAGTGTTAAACAGGATAAAACTAATGAACCATTGATTAAACTGTTAGTATTAATTGCGACAAATATCCGGCGCCCGTGGAACCGGGGATGGTCTAATTATGAATTGTTAATGACCAAAGATATTGCTAAATTGGTTGCTGAAATGGAAATTAATTTGGAAGATCTTAAACTGTCAAATGAGATTATAAGTGGAATTCAAGCAGGAATAATTAACCGTGATGAGTTGCTTAACTTCCTTGAAAATAGTAATTTACCGCCAAAAGTAATCTCGAAGCTGTATAAACAAGCCGAAGAATTATAA
- the thiM gene encoding hydroxyethylthiazole kinase — MVQRQINWSLIDRVRAKNPIVLNLANLVTIDKVADAVSAVGASPIMSVEPAEADEMVMLANALSINLGTINEHQATQIRTVLRAATPLKPLVLDPVAVSAVPSRLKFAHSLLNDFHFDVIRGNASEIAALVEADNTSHGIDAGKVPNQVQIAETCARRYHSIVVLTGETDIITDGQVVYENPFSAEMLTMNVGSGDMLSSIIAAFLGITTNTWDACIVATVLVSAAGVLANRYSVGLGSWQVQFFDQLSIMDTKALLEFFDESEEDYLD, encoded by the coding sequence ATGGTACAACGTCAAATTAACTGGTCACTAATCGATCGGGTTCGTGCTAAAAATCCGATTGTCCTTAACCTGGCCAATTTAGTAACAATTGATAAAGTTGCCGATGCCGTTAGTGCTGTCGGAGCGTCGCCAATCATGTCTGTTGAACCTGCTGAAGCGGATGAAATGGTGATGCTAGCAAATGCCCTTTCTATCAATCTCGGAACGATTAATGAACATCAGGCAACACAAATTAGAACGGTTCTGCGAGCTGCCACGCCACTAAAGCCCCTCGTTTTAGATCCAGTAGCGGTAAGTGCGGTTCCATCCCGCTTAAAGTTTGCCCACTCATTGCTAAATGATTTTCATTTTGATGTTATTCGTGGTAACGCCAGTGAAATTGCTGCTTTAGTAGAAGCTGACAATACTAGTCATGGAATCGACGCTGGTAAAGTTCCTAATCAGGTTCAAATTGCCGAAACGTGTGCTCGACGTTACCATTCAATTGTAGTCTTGACTGGTGAAACTGACATAATAACTGATGGGCAAGTTGTCTATGAAAATCCCTTTTCTGCCGAGATGTTAACGATGAATGTGGGTAGTGGCGACATGCTTTCTAGTATCATCGCTGCATTTTTAGGGATTACTACTAATACTTGGGATGCATGTATTGTTGCAACGGTTTTGGTATCTGCTGCTGGAGTATTAGCTAACCGTTATTCAGTCGGACTCGGTTCGTGGCAAGTACAATTTTTTGACCAGCTTTCGATTATGGATACGAAAGCATTACTAGAATTCTTTGATGAAAGTGAGGAAGATTACCTTGATTAA
- the thiD gene encoding bifunctional hydroxymethylpyrimidine kinase/phosphomethylpyrimidine kinase: protein MINDYPQALTIAGTDSGGGAGIPADVKTMQMRGVYSAMVVVAVTAQNTLGVQDALPMPEKLIDEQFASIADDLKIRACKTGMLADPIRVRAVVRNLKKYDLGPLIVDPVMVAKGGTKLLSDDAISIVRDELIPLASLVTPNIPEACELTGIAIRDKNDIKKAARELQERGAKNILIKGGHAESSDKADDYILFEDGNDMWLTAPRVNTKNTHGTGDTISACITAEIAKGHSMEQAIMIGKTYVEKTISKGINVGHGHGPLNHWVKIEGDDLK from the coding sequence TTGATTAATGATTATCCCCAGGCTCTAACAATTGCTGGAACTGATAGTGGCGGTGGTGCTGGTATTCCAGCAGATGTAAAGACGATGCAAATGCGCGGCGTATACTCAGCAATGGTAGTCGTAGCAGTCACTGCGCAAAATACATTAGGAGTGCAAGATGCCCTGCCAATGCCTGAAAAATTAATTGATGAGCAATTTGCTTCAATTGCTGATGATTTGAAAATCAGGGCTTGTAAAACGGGGATGCTGGCTGACCCTATCCGCGTAAGAGCAGTTGTCCGAAATTTAAAGAAATATGATTTAGGACCGCTTATTGTCGATCCGGTCATGGTAGCAAAAGGGGGCACAAAGTTACTTAGTGATGATGCAATTTCAATTGTAAGGGATGAACTTATCCCCCTCGCCTCTCTGGTTACGCCAAACATTCCAGAAGCTTGTGAGTTGACGGGAATTGCAATAAGGGATAAAAATGATATTAAAAAGGCTGCCCGCGAATTACAAGAGCGCGGAGCAAAAAATATTCTCATAAAAGGTGGCCATGCAGAATCTTCAGACAAGGCTGATGATTATATTTTATTTGAAGATGGTAATGATATGTGGTTAACTGCGCCTCGTGTTAATACTAAAAATACTCATGGGACTGGTGATACAATTTCTGCATGTATTACTGCGGAAATTGCTAAGGGTCACTCCATGGAACAGGCAATTATGATTGGGAAGACATATGTCGAAAAGACGATTAGTAAGGGTATTAATGTTGGTCATGGGCATGGGCCACTTAATCACTGGGTTAAAATTGAAGGAGACGATCTAAAATGA